The Kribbella jejuensis genome segment TTGCGGGAGACGTTCGGAGGGCCGGCGAAGGGTCACGGGCGGCACGTGAAACAGTCCGGCGGCCACGGGCAGTACGCCGTCTGCGACATCGAGGTCGAGCCGCTGCCGGAGGGCACCGGGTTCGAGTTCGTCGACAAGGTCGTCGGCGGCGCGGTGCCCCGGCAGTTCATCCCGAGCGTGGAGAAGGGCGTCCGGGCGCAGATGGAGAAGGGCGTCGCGGCCGGGTACCCGATGGTCGACATCCGGGTCACGCTCACCGACGGCAAGGCGCACAGCGTCGACTCGTCGGACATGGCGTTCCAGATGGCCGGCGGGCTGGCATTGCGCGAGGCGGCGGCCGCCACCCGGGTCGCGATGCTCGAGCCGGTCGACCTGGTGTCGGTGCTGGTACCGGACGACCTGGTCGGTGCGGTGATGAGCGACCTGTCCGGCCGCCGCGGGCGGCTGCTCGGGACGGACAAGGTCGGCGACAACAGGACGCTGGTGAAGGCCGAAGTACCGCAGGTGGAGATCACCCGCTACACCATCGACCTCCGCTCGCTGTCACACGGCGCGGCGTCGTTCAGCCGCGAGTTCGCCCGCTACGAGCCGATGCCGGACTCGGTTGCGGCGAAGCTTAAATGATCATCAGTTCTTGTTGAGGCGGCGGCGTACGTCGCGGGAGGCGAGGTACGCCGCCACATCGTCGTAGCGCTCGCTCTGGTTGGCGAACTCGATGTACGAGCGGACGCGGTGCAGCCAGTCGAGTGTGGACGGCTTCACCGCGGCCAGCGCTTCGGTCAGGTGCTGCATCGCCAGCGGCGGTTCGCCACCGGTCGACAGCGCCTCGTCGATCACCTTGTCCACGCCGCGCTCGATCAACGCCCGCAGGTCCGCGCCGCTGAACATCGCGGTCTGGGCGGCGAGCGCCTTCAGGTCGAGGCCGTCGGCCGGTACGCCCTTCGTCAGCACCGCGAGGATGTCGGCGCGGGCCGGCTCGTCCGGCGGCGGTACGAAGATCACCCGGTCGAACCGCCCGGGCCGGAGCATTGCCTCGTCGACGTCCCACGGCGCGTTGGTGGCCGCGAGGACCAGGAGGCCGTCGTTCTCGGAGCCGATCGCGTCGAGCTCCTGGAGCAGTACGTCGACCAGCCTGCGCGACTCGGACCCGCCGTGCTTGTGCCTGGCGAAGGCCAGTGCGTCCAGCTCGTCGAGGAACAGCACGCACGGGCCGTTGGCGCGGGCATGTTCGAACGCCTCGTGCAGGTTCCGCTCGGAGACGCCGAGGTACGGGTCCATCACGTCCTCGATCCGGACGTTGACGAACGGCAGCCCGCACTCCCCCGCGGTCGCCCGCGCGAGCAGCGTCTTCCCGCACCCGGGCGGGCCGTACAGCATCACGCCGCCGCCGGCCTTCCGCCCGTACTTCTCGTACAACTCCGGGCGGCTCTGCGGGAGGATCACCATCCGGTGGATCACGCGCTTGATCTCGTCCATGCCGCCGACCTGGTCGAAGGTGGTCGCCTCCTTCACCAGGTCCTGCTCGTACGGCGTCTCGGCCTCGGGACCGACCTTGATCCGTACGCCGCTGCGCTCGGCGATCATGCCGTCGACGAGTTGCTGCAGGCGTCCCGTGCCCTCGACGACGCCTCGTTGACGGGCCGCCTCGAGCAGGTTCCGGAGCAGCGCGAGCCGCCCGTTGGCCGCGGCCAGCTCCCCCACGGGGACGAACTGGTCGTCGGGCAGGCCGTGGTGGTCCAGGAGTACGACGTACTGATCGAGCGCTTCCTCGGTCTCCCCGGCGACATTCAGCGACTCGGCGAGCACAAGCCGCAGCAGCACGTCGTCCGGGTTCGCCTCGACGGCTTTCCTGAGCGCATCGATCCGGTCGTTGCTCATGATCCCCACTTCCGGTTGATCCAGCGGCGGACGATGGGTGGGACGACCCACGAATAGACGCAGAACACGAGCCAGATCATCGCGAACGCGAACGACAGTGGGCCGAGGCCGGCGGCGCGCAGGCCGTAGATGACGACGACCGCGCCGATCCAGACGACCAGTGGGTTCACCCGCGCGAACGGCCGCAGCGGCAGCATCAACGGATGGTTGTACAGCTTGGCCTCCCGCGCGGCCGCGCGCAGGTCGGCGTCGCCCGGCTGCGCGGCGGCGGCCGAGCGGAGCGAGTCGTACCCGGCGCGGGCGTCGCCGGTGAGCATCGACGCCGTGCCGTGCAGGGCTCGAGCGTTCGGGTCCTCGGGGTCGTACGACAGCGCCTCGGCGCTGTGGCGGTGCATCTCGCGGTCGTTGCCGAGCGCGAACGCGACCTGGGCGCGGGCCGCCGACACCGCCACGCTCTCCGGCGCGTGGGACGCGGCTCGCTCGACGAGTGCGCCCGCCTTCTCGGCCTGTCCGGCGGCGAGGCAGACGTGGGCGTACCCGAGCAGCAGGTCCGGGTCGTTCGGGTCGAGGCTCAGGCCCTGCAGGAACGCGGCCTCCGCTTCGGGCAGCCGGCCCTCGGAGCGCAGCGACGACCCGAGCACGTGCAGCATCGCCGGGAACGGACCGTGCTGCGCCAAGCCGTCCCGCAGTACGTCGATCGCCTCGCTGTTGCGGTCGAGCGAGTGCAGTGCCGCACCGCGGAACAGGTACGCGCGGTAGTCGACGCCGGCGTCACCGGACAGGCCCTGGAGCTCGTCGAGAACCCGTTCCGGACGGCCGATCCGCAGCCAGTGCGCGGCCATCTGCAGGCGGGACTCGCTCGGGTCGTTCACAGCACCACCGTCACCAAGTAGAGAAGCAGGCCTTCGACGACGGCACCGCCGAGCGTCACCGCGATCCCCATGCCCCACAGGGACTTGTAGTCCTGGCCGCGCAACTGGAACGCCCGGTCCATGGGACGCTGCAGCCGCAGCTGCACCATGCAGCAGAGCACCGCGACCACGCGGATCCCGGCCCGGAGCCCCGACGTGACGCCTGAGTCGCCGTACAGCAGGAGGAACACGGCGATCACCACGACGAAGCCGGCGAGCCCGGTCAACAGGATCAGCCGGCGCTTGGCCGCGTCGACGCCGAGCCGGCCCGCGTTCAGGTACGCGATCACGGTGCACGCGAGCACGCCACCGAAGAACGCAACGTACGTCTGCGACATCAGCCGCCACGGCCGCGCCGACATGTCCACACCGGCACCGACCGTCGGGCGCAACAACTCGTCCGGCATCAGGCTCCTCGTGCATGGTCGGACTCGGCTCGCGCAGTGTATAGCCTGTCGGGATGAGCGAGAACTGCATCTTCTGCGGGATCGTGGCCGGAACCATCCCGTCCACCCGGGTTGCCGAGACCGATCGGGCGATCGCGTTCATGGATATCGCCCCGGCGACGCCCGGTCATCTGCTGGTGATCCCGCGCGAGCACTCCACCGATCTGCGCGAGGCGGCGCCCGAGGACCTGATCGCCGCGATGTCCCTCGCCCAGTCGATGGTCAGCCGGGTGATCGACCGCCTCGACGGCGCGACCGGCGCGAACCTGCTGAGCTGCATCGGCGCGGACGCCTGGCAGAGCGTCTTCCACACCCACCTGCACGTGATCCCGCGCTACCCCGACGACCCGATGGTGCTGCCGTGGAAGCCCGAGTCGGGCGACCTCGACGAGATCAAGGCCGTGCACGCGAAGCTCATCTAGCGACGAGCTCGTACACCGA includes the following:
- a CDS encoding HIT family protein, yielding MSENCIFCGIVAGTIPSTRVAETDRAIAFMDIAPATPGHLLVIPREHSTDLREAAPEDLIAAMSLAQSMVSRVIDRLDGATGANLLSCIGADAWQSVFHTHLHVIPRYPDDPMVLPWKPESGDLDEIKAVHAKLI
- a CDS encoding tetratricopeptide repeat protein, producing MSNDRIDALRKAVEANPDDVLLRLVLAESLNVAGETEEALDQYVVLLDHHGLPDDQFVPVGELAAANGRLALLRNLLEAARQRGVVEGTGRLQQLVDGMIAERSGVRIKVGPEAETPYEQDLVKEATTFDQVGGMDEIKRVIHRMVILPQSRPELYEKYGRKAGGGVMLYGPPGCGKTLLARATAGECGLPFVNVRIEDVMDPYLGVSERNLHEAFEHARANGPCVLFLDELDALAFARHKHGGSESRRLVDVLLQELDAIGSENDGLLVLAATNAPWDVDEAMLRPGRFDRVIFVPPPDEPARADILAVLTKGVPADGLDLKALAAQTAMFSGADLRALIERGVDKVIDEALSTGGEPPLAMQHLTEALAAVKPSTLDWLHRVRSYIEFANQSERYDDVAAYLASRDVRRRLNKN
- a CDS encoding tetratricopeptide repeat protein, producing MNDPSESRLQMAAHWLRIGRPERVLDELQGLSGDAGVDYRAYLFRGAALHSLDRNSEAIDVLRDGLAQHGPFPAMLHVLGSSLRSEGRLPEAEAAFLQGLSLDPNDPDLLLGYAHVCLAAGQAEKAGALVERAASHAPESVAVSAARAQVAFALGNDREMHRHSAEALSYDPEDPNARALHGTASMLTGDARAGYDSLRSAAAAQPGDADLRAAAREAKLYNHPLMLPLRPFARVNPLVVWIGAVVVIYGLRAAGLGPLSFAFAMIWLVFCVYSWVVPPIVRRWINRKWGS